One region of Mesomycoplasma ovipneumoniae genomic DNA includes:
- the tsaE gene encoding tRNA (adenosine(37)-N6)-threonylcarbamoyltransferase complex ATPase subunit type 1 TsaE → MNTEDIAKNYHFCQQIISKTCSDLEIIFNLIISKKIQFIYLVGPYGSGKTDFTKKFARKIGIKDKIISPSFNFMFAYENLVHIDLDNFSSKLDEFQDYFEQNFVVIEWANKLEEFSQNSILINFEIIDADSRKIKFCWN, encoded by the coding sequence ATGAACACTGAAGATATAGCTAAAAATTACCACTTTTGCCAACAAATAATCTCCAAAACTTGCTCTGATTTGGAGATTATTTTTAATTTAATTATTAGTAAAAAAATTCAATTTATTTATTTAGTTGGTCCGTATGGCTCAGGAAAAACTGATTTTACAAAAAAATTTGCACGAAAAATTGGAATAAAAGACAAAATTATTTCCCCGTCATTTAATTTTATGTTTGCCTACGAGAATTTAGTTCATATTGATCTTGATAATTTCTCGTCAAAATTGGATGAATTTCAGGATTATTTTGAGCAAAATTTTGTTGTAATTGAATGAGCAAACAAACTTGAGGAATTTTCTCAAAACTCAATTTTAATTAATTTTGAGATAATTGACGCAGATTCAAGAAAAATCAAATTTTGCTGAAACTAA
- a CDS encoding YwaF family protein, translated as MFYFDWRKSDLDANSYFFIVYIGLILGLLSVLVLYFFRKNLETWYVHKNEIQFKVSLFYRVKNWFVFIGVLIWFFSYISRTILLEINDYIYKWEYLPLHLCRLIVLICASLMIFNRTNWAKYIVIPGFLGSILALSFPQIGFDAGIVIDDIEFQGIKVDQNVTESELMNLAKTKNLGINWAPDNYFFWEFIFSHLLSLVLPFFLAFINGKNSKLDIKSFWKSILFTFLMASFTFFLSWIIEKVIENQGDNRLKIAWNGNWFYMGKDGQPTIGELGKWPWNFPFLTIIFLFAFFIVFLTKMFLEKLNFYLLIVNSKIEIKLKPKSWKQVLSQNNLSQKWIKLLTKS; from the coding sequence ATGTTTTATTTTGATTGAAGAAAAAGTGATTTAGATGCAAATTCATATTTTTTTATAGTTTATATTGGGCTAATTTTAGGTCTTCTAAGCGTTCTTGTATTGTATTTTTTCCGTAAAAATTTGGAAACATGGTACGTTCACAAGAACGAAATTCAATTTAAGGTTAGTTTATTTTATAGAGTAAAAAATTGGTTTGTTTTCATTGGTGTTTTGATTTGATTTTTTTCATATATTAGTCGAACAATTTTACTGGAAATTAATGATTATATCTATAAATGAGAATATCTGCCGCTACATTTGTGTCGACTTATTGTTTTAATTTGTGCCTCTTTAATGATTTTTAATAGGACAAATTGGGCAAAATACATAGTAATTCCCGGTTTTTTGGGCTCAATTTTAGCTTTATCTTTTCCACAAATTGGCTTTGATGCGGGAATTGTTATCGATGACATTGAATTTCAAGGAATAAAAGTTGACCAAAATGTTACTGAATCTGAACTAATGAATTTGGCAAAAACTAAAAATTTAGGTATAAATTGAGCGCCTGATAATTACTTTTTTTGAGAGTTTATTTTTAGCCATCTTTTAAGTTTGGTTTTACCATTTTTTTTAGCATTTATTAATGGTAAAAATTCAAAATTAGATATAAAAAGTTTCTGAAAATCGATATTATTTACTTTTTTAATGGCAAGTTTTACTTTTTTTCTAAGTTGAATAATTGAAAAAGTAATTGAAAACCAAGGCGATAATCGACTAAAAATAGCCTGAAACGGAAATTGATTTTATATGGGGAAAGATGGACAACCAACCATTGGCGAACTAGGAAAATGACCTTGAAATTTCCCATTTTTAACAATTATTTTTCTTTTTGCATTTTTTATTGTCTTTTTGACAAAAATGTTCCTTGAAAAATTAAATTTTTATCTTTTAATTGTTAATTCAAAAATTGAAATTAAGCTCAAACCTAAAAGTTGAAAACAAGTTTTAAGCCAAAATAACCTCAGCCAAAAGTGAATTAAATTATTAACAAAAAGCTAA
- a CDS encoding 1-acyl-sn-glycerol-3-phosphate acyltransferase, giving the protein MIIKLRIAIFSIIWLFKIRKIRSVWKKYYKKKVELSPQYRSDLVLSYSKFILKLFGIKIKVFGYENLSKNASILISNQNQFSDHFALFSALENPSKAEEDFNPIVSFFLEKKRYSRKNKWIFGSLDSQFLAENEQENLKKFQNFLKSIREKRAYGVIFAKENLHDTELNFPIEIFETIKESGLAIVPVSIKVVKKNIDKNQTKKFKNIEIFFHKPIKPGAVISQTSKSLSLATKKTIIDFYKGGK; this is encoded by the coding sequence ATGATAATAAAATTGCGAATTGCTATTTTTTCAATAATCTGACTATTTAAAATACGTAAAATACGCTCTGTTTGGAAAAAATATTATAAAAAAAAAGTCGAACTTTCTCCTCAATATAGAAGCGATTTGGTTTTAAGTTACTCAAAGTTTATTTTAAAATTATTTGGCATAAAAATTAAAGTTTTTGGTTACGAAAATTTATCCAAAAATGCATCGATCTTAATTTCTAATCAAAATCAGTTTTCTGACCATTTTGCATTATTTTCAGCACTTGAAAACCCATCAAAAGCTGAAGAAGATTTTAACCCAATTGTTAGTTTTTTTCTTGAAAAAAAGCGTTATTCCCGTAAAAATAAATGAATTTTTGGCTCACTTGACTCACAGTTTTTAGCTGAAAATGAGCAAGAAAATTTAAAAAAGTTTCAAAATTTTTTAAAATCAATCCGTGAAAAACGTGCTTATGGAGTTATTTTTGCAAAAGAGAACTTGCACGACACAGAGTTAAATTTTCCAATTGAAATTTTTGAAACTATAAAAGAATCAGGTCTTGCAATTGTTCCTGTTTCAATTAAGGTAGTTAAAAAAAATATAGACAAAAATCAGACTAAAAAATTTAAAAATATCGAAATTTTCTTTCATAAGCCAATAAAACCGGGTGCTGTTATTTCGCAAACAAGTAAATCCTTGAGTTTAGCCACAAAAAAAACTATTATTGATTTCTACAAAGGTGGAAAATAA
- a CDS encoding DNA-directed RNA polymerase subunit beta', translated as MNTKVSRQYAKIYENSIEKISLALATPQDVLDWSRGEVTRPETINYKTFKPERGGLFDELIFGPLVDFKCSICGRKYRKANENQLCIATKECQISKSQIMSKLSRRYAMGHIALNTPILHFWFFKIDHSIVAKLLGLKVYEGDKLTSNISKTALEQLIYYKSHIVLETGGLKSLQKNKIIDISEAGLIYKNALVEILETYQPGTDEYEAVAEALSELTDLASSKIGREYGIDYYELNEVIQEFSDARIATGTEAIEYLLDKLDLQAEKKQVEAELAVLQKQSHQNKKVVIKNQKRDKLYKRLQVINAFINSGQDPKSMIIKNLPVIPADLRPLVQLDGSRHSTSDCNELYRRIIIRNNRLKRWKEAEAPVIIIQNEMRMLQEAIDALIDNQKKTTNQVTTKENRPLKSISDSLTGKKGRFRQNLLGKRVDYSGRSVIVVGPKLKMHQAGLPRKMAAVLFEPWIIRNLIQEKKVGSIKSARKMIEEENPIIWPHVAKVIKTRPIILNRAPTLHRLSIQAFEPVLVRAKAIQLHPLVTAGFNADFDGDQMAVHIPISPEAVRETRELMFADKNILGPKDGEPIVNPSQDMVLGLYYLSQEKAGAKGEGSFFSSYDEMLKAYEFRSVELHARVVLPFESVKPLVGKNSRGHIISTVGKFILNNIFPENFPFIFDHNVDELELNYPRQIKKYVLPYGTNFRDYIQNLEINEPLNKKAIAKIVRQIFDTYDGVLAKEDIANVIDQLDFENYHDCILIYEKLRDYKGEKLPISHLAKLSEFTIFEFSQLFKRQQQAGRAEIYRVFEDHEKVDLLEKIWFKYNNMVSSILDKIKDLGFHYSTISGTSIAISDIKVAPKKHEFIAEGEKYISQLNNFFNQGLITDDERYVLAIAKWTQIKNEIQDDLNESIVNEAHNSLVMMMKSGARGNISNFVQLAGMRGLMANNVKALKVDAENERVVRSIVEVPVKSSFVEGLTSFEFYSSTHGARKGLTDTALNTAKSGYLTRRLVDVAQNIVVAADDCFSDFGFVVKDIIDTKTNTIIVPLIERIEGRFLNKDVYDSKGNKIASGGQLVNLQIAKQIANAGVKKVEIRSILSCHIKNSVCKKCYGKDLATNRLVSIGEAVGIIAAQSIGEPGTQLTMRTFHTGGVANVEDITGGFTRLIELIDSHEHPWGRPAKISPYYGTITKISDLSEKNATSKGLLITIDYKNAQGEKAEHMVRVEQNQKLRVQVGDKVIPGQKLVEGPIILKELLAISDARTLQNYLLKEIQRIYRMQGITISDKYIEIIIRQMLSKIQITDSGDSNFFIGSIVDICDYQDVNGQLISEGKNPAFGNIIVKGAKQIPLLSNSFLAAASYQETSKILVHSVISSQADKLEGLKENIIVGHKIPAGTNSNYEPKSKFDIRDPFSFFMKTSR; from the coding sequence ATGAACACAAAGGTTTCTCGCCAGTATGCAAAAATTTACGAAAATTCAATCGAAAAAATTTCCCTTGCACTTGCAACCCCTCAAGATGTCCTTGACTGATCTCGCGGTGAAGTAACCCGTCCTGAGACAATAAATTATAAAACTTTCAAACCAGAAAGAGGCGGACTTTTTGATGAGCTAATTTTTGGTCCACTTGTTGATTTTAAATGTTCAATTTGTGGGCGAAAATACCGTAAAGCTAACGAAAATCAACTATGTATTGCCACAAAAGAGTGCCAAATTTCAAAATCACAAATAATGTCCAAATTATCCCGTCGTTATGCAATGGGTCATATTGCGCTTAATACACCGATTTTGCACTTTTGATTTTTCAAAATCGATCACTCGATTGTTGCAAAACTTTTAGGACTAAAAGTTTATGAAGGTGATAAATTAACTTCCAATATTTCAAAAACAGCCTTAGAACAACTTATTTATTATAAGTCTCACATTGTTCTTGAAACTGGTGGTCTAAAATCATTGCAAAAAAATAAAATAATTGACATTTCAGAAGCTGGTTTAATTTACAAAAATGCACTTGTAGAAATTCTTGAAACTTATCAGCCTGGTACTGATGAATATGAAGCAGTCGCCGAAGCTCTTTCTGAATTAACCGATCTTGCCTCAAGCAAAATAGGTCGTGAATACGGGATAGATTATTACGAACTTAATGAAGTAATTCAAGAATTTTCAGATGCCCGAATTGCAACCGGAACTGAAGCAATTGAGTACTTGTTAGACAAATTAGACTTACAAGCTGAAAAAAAACAAGTTGAAGCTGAACTTGCAGTTTTACAAAAACAATCTCACCAAAACAAAAAAGTTGTTATAAAAAACCAAAAGCGCGACAAACTCTATAAAAGATTGCAAGTAATTAACGCTTTTATTAATTCAGGCCAAGATCCTAAATCAATGATTATTAAAAATCTTCCGGTAATTCCGGCTGATTTAAGACCACTGGTTCAACTTGATGGTTCTCGTCATTCAACAAGTGATTGCAATGAACTTTATCGTCGAATTATAATTCGAAACAACCGTCTAAAAAGATGAAAAGAAGCCGAAGCACCTGTAATTATCATTCAAAATGAGATGAGAATGCTTCAAGAAGCAATTGATGCTTTGATTGACAATCAGAAAAAAACAACTAACCAAGTAACAACAAAAGAAAACCGTCCGCTTAAGTCAATTTCTGATTCACTTACTGGAAAAAAAGGAAGATTTCGTCAAAACTTACTTGGAAAACGTGTTGACTATTCAGGTCGTTCTGTTATTGTTGTTGGTCCAAAACTAAAAATGCACCAAGCTGGTCTGCCTCGAAAAATGGCCGCTGTTCTTTTTGAACCTTGAATTATCCGTAATTTAATTCAAGAAAAAAAAGTTGGTTCAATTAAGTCAGCGCGTAAAATGATTGAAGAAGAAAATCCAATTATTTGGCCTCATGTTGCAAAAGTTATTAAAACTAGACCGATAATTCTTAACCGTGCCCCAACCTTGCACCGACTTTCAATTCAAGCTTTTGAACCAGTTTTAGTTCGAGCAAAAGCAATCCAACTTCATCCCTTAGTTACTGCCGGATTTAATGCTGACTTTGACGGTGACCAAATGGCCGTACACATTCCAATTTCACCTGAAGCTGTTCGTGAAACTAGAGAATTAATGTTTGCTGATAAAAACATTTTAGGTCCAAAAGATGGTGAGCCAATCGTTAATCCTTCGCAAGACATGGTGCTTGGACTTTATTATTTATCTCAAGAAAAAGCTGGCGCAAAAGGTGAAGGATCATTCTTTTCATCTTATGATGAAATGCTAAAAGCCTATGAATTTCGATCTGTAGAACTTCATGCAAGAGTTGTTTTACCTTTTGAGTCAGTCAAACCTTTGGTTGGAAAAAATTCACGCGGACACATAATTTCAACAGTTGGTAAATTTATTTTAAATAATATTTTCCCCGAAAATTTCCCATTTATTTTTGACCACAATGTTGATGAATTAGAACTAAATTATCCTCGTCAAATTAAAAAATATGTCTTGCCTTATGGTACAAATTTCCGTGATTACATTCAAAATTTAGAAATTAATGAACCTTTAAACAAAAAGGCAATTGCTAAAATTGTAAGACAAATTTTTGACACATATGACGGAGTTCTTGCAAAAGAAGATATTGCCAATGTTATTGACCAGTTAGACTTTGAAAATTATCATGACTGTATTTTAATTTACGAAAAACTTCGTGATTACAAAGGGGAAAAATTACCAATTTCTCACCTTGCAAAACTTTCTGAATTTACAATTTTTGAGTTTAGTCAGTTATTTAAACGTCAACAACAAGCTGGAAGAGCCGAAATTTACCGTGTTTTTGAAGATCACGAAAAAGTTGACCTTCTCGAAAAAATTTGATTTAAATACAACAACATGGTTTCTTCAATTCTTGATAAAATTAAAGATCTTGGATTTCATTATTCAACCATTTCAGGAACCTCAATTGCAATTAGTGACATTAAAGTCGCACCTAAAAAACACGAATTTATTGCTGAAGGTGAAAAATATATTAGTCAACTTAATAATTTTTTCAATCAAGGACTAATCACTGATGATGAAAGATATGTTCTAGCGATTGCAAAATGAACCCAAATTAAGAACGAAATTCAAGACGACCTTAATGAGTCAATCGTAAATGAAGCACACAACTCGCTGGTAATGATGATGAAATCTGGAGCTAGAGGTAATATTTCTAACTTCGTTCAACTTGCCGGAATGCGTGGTTTGATGGCTAACAACGTTAAAGCACTAAAGGTCGATGCTGAAAATGAACGTGTTGTTCGTTCAATTGTTGAAGTTCCAGTTAAATCATCATTTGTTGAAGGTCTAACTTCATTTGAATTTTACTCTTCAACTCACGGAGCTAGAAAAGGTCTAACCGATACAGCGCTTAACACTGCAAAATCAGGTTACCTAACCCGAAGACTCGTCGATGTTGCCCAAAACATTGTTGTTGCAGCGGATGACTGTTTTTCAGATTTTGGCTTTGTTGTCAAAGATATAATTGACACTAAAACTAATACAATAATAGTTCCTTTAATTGAAAGAATCGAAGGTCGCTTTTTAAATAAAGATGTCTATGATTCAAAAGGAAATAAAATTGCTAGCGGCGGACAACTTGTTAATCTCCAAATTGCAAAACAAATCGCAAATGCTGGTGTTAAAAAAGTGGAAATTCGTTCAATTTTGTCCTGTCATATCAAAAATAGTGTCTGCAAAAAATGTTACGGAAAAGATTTGGCAACAAACCGTTTAGTTTCAATTGGTGAGGCTGTCGGAATTATTGCTGCTCAGTCAATCGGTGAACCGGGAACTCAATTAACGATGAGAACTTTCCACACCGGAGGGGTTGCTAACGTTGAAGATATTACAGGTGGATTTACTCGTCTAATTGAGTTAATCGACTCTCACGAGCATCCTTGAGGACGGCCAGCAAAAATTTCACCTTATTATGGAACAATCACCAAAATTTCTGATCTGTCAGAAAAAAACGCCACAAGCAAAGGACTTTTAATTACAATTGACTATAAAAATGCTCAAGGTGAAAAAGCCGAACATATGGTCCGTGTTGAGCAAAATCAGAAACTTCGAGTTCAAGTTGGTGACAAAGTTATTCCAGGTCAAAAACTAGTTGAAGGACCAATTATTCTAAAAGAATTATTGGCAATTTCTGATGCTAGAACACTACAAAATTATCTGCTAAAAGAAATTCAAAGAATTTACCGTATGCAAGGAATAACTATTTCTGATAAATATATTGAAATTATTATTCGCCAAATGTTGTCAAAAATTCAAATTACTGACAGTGGAGACTCAAATTTCTTTATTGGATCAATTGTTGATATTTGTGACTATCAAGATGTTAATGGTCAATTAATTTCTGAAGGAAAAAATCCTGCTTTTGGAAACATAATAGTTAAAGGTGCTAAACAAATTCCGTTACTTTCAAACTCATTTTTAGCCGCAGCCAGTTATCAAGAAACATCCAAAATTCTTGTTCATTCAGTCATCTCATCACAAGCTGACAAATTAGAAGGACTTAAAGAAAACATAATTGTCGGCCACAAAATTCCTGCTGGTACTAATTCAAATTATGAACCTAAGTCCAAATTTGATATTCGTGATCCATTCAGTTTTTTCATGAAAACTTCACGTTAA
- a CDS encoding segregation/condensation protein A, producing MDYDIKLANFSGPLELLLDLVKSKNINILDIDLVDLATQYVKIIQILKEKNIQIVGEYLVIASTLVHLKSKILLLPSKEEKLKPEDEKDRLEFLALLYDYQQIKNIANMLKEQQEHRNDYFEKNTSDYSDFRRPPDPSQLDGHSSVHNLYKVLKLMFDRTKAKNLIKIKTQQVQVTADEQSLWLKNLLKNENEIDFEYLFSLPTMKHFVITMISMLEMAKKQLLHLKQEQQFSKISIFRGGYDEN from the coding sequence ATGGATTACGATATAAAACTAGCTAATTTTTCGGGACCTTTAGAATTACTTTTAGATTTAGTAAAATCAAAAAACATTAATATTTTAGATATTGACCTTGTTGATTTAGCAACTCAATATGTAAAAATAATTCAAATTTTAAAAGAAAAAAATATTCAAATTGTAGGTGAATATTTAGTTATTGCTTCTACTTTGGTTCATTTAAAATCAAAAATTTTACTTTTGCCAAGTAAGGAAGAAAAATTAAAACCTGAAGATGAAAAAGATCGACTTGAATTTTTAGCTTTATTATATGACTATCAACAAATCAAAAATATTGCAAATATGTTAAAAGAACAGCAAGAGCACCGTAATGATTATTTTGAAAAAAATACCTCAGATTATAGTGATTTTCGCAGACCTCCGGATCCAAGTCAGCTTGATGGACACTCGTCAGTGCATAATTTATATAAAGTGTTAAAATTAATGTTTGACAGAACAAAAGCTAAAAATCTTATTAAAATTAAAACCCAACAAGTCCAAGTGACAGCTGATGAGCAAAGTTTATGATTAAAAAATCTGTTAAAAAATGAAAATGAAATTGATTTTGAATACTTATTTTCACTTCCGACAATGAAACATTTTGTTATCACCATGATTTCAATGCTCGAAATGGCAAAAAAACAACTTCTACATTTAAAACAGGAACAACAGTTCTCAAAAATATCAATTTTCCGTGGGGGTTATGATGAAAACTAG